One region of Bactrocera neohumeralis isolate Rockhampton chromosome 5, APGP_CSIRO_Bneo_wtdbg2-racon-allhic-juicebox.fasta_v2, whole genome shotgun sequence genomic DNA includes:
- the LOC126758393 gene encoding uncharacterized protein LOC126758393: protein MENKTVTAFSHQVKDVCVTAEAHPQRRLTTSTKPSTYGCALFVVVVLTILAQFPQHTSAAALPQQVRAVSESFESAEDTWELLHQLARFIHREHKTDDIGDENVVRRIYKRHNTDSTLDKHNDEPAWHNVCGRDNGWSGDELAENLSQDYIKLYMKNLRETVRLEYKSLRNSALHGIDIDDMRAWRRHERKYKFLPTLERNATIAPVCWHRSLQIFIASFDYLHEIQQKWDQQYLRTQGVITRELQELLQSAKRILCEIETDINGCFPRRERHVASIPRAEMFAQINFYTKTNVAEQHGVHHTDLRFVKFFYQNYLLRIWKTLPRHPRHIEMSYTCKTNTHPTILDKSLEKDASILNADDGDDSAEEESEI from the exons CTTTCAGCCACCAGGTGAAAGATGTTTGCGTCACAGCTGAGGCACACCCACAACGTCGCCTCACTACCTCAACAAAACCCAGCACTTATGGCTGTGCACTCTTCGTCGTCGTCGTGTTGAcgattttggcgcaatttccACAGCACACCTCTGCCGCCGCTTTGCCGCAGCAAGTGCGCGCCGTTTCGGAGTCATTCGAATCCGCGGAGGATACTTGGGAACTGTTGCACCAACTCGCACGTTTCATACATCGCGAGCATAAAACAGACGATATTGGCGACGAAAATGTAGTACGACGTATCTATAAGCGGCACAATACCGACAGCACTTTGGATAAGCATAATGACGAGCCTGCGTGGCACAATGTTTGCGGACGTGATAACGGCTGGAGTGGTGATGAGCTGGCTGAGAATTTGAGTCAGGATTATATTAAATTG tACATGAAAAATCTACGCGAAACCGTACGTCTGGAATACAAAAGCCTTAGAAACAGCGCTTTACACGGCATCGATATTGACGACATGCGCGCCTGGCGCCGACACGAAaggaaatataaattcttaCCAACATTGGAGCGTAATGCAACG atTGCTCCCGTTTGCTGGCATCGCAGCCTACAAATATTCATCGCTTCCTTTGACTATCTACatgaaatacaacaaaaatgggACCAACAATACCTACGTACGCAAGGTGTCATCACACGCGAGCTGCAGGAATTGTTGCAGAGCGCTAAGCGTATACTTTGCGAAATCGAGACCGACATAAATGGCTGCTTTCCACGCCGTGAACGACATGTGGCCAGCATTCCACGCGCCGAAATGTTTGCACAAATCAATTTCTACACAAAGACAAATGTTGCCGAGCAACATGGTGTCCATCATACAGATTTGcggtttgttaaatttttctatcaaaattatttgctaCGAATTTGGAAAACGCTACCGCGCCACCCTCGGCACATTGAAATGTCATATACATGCAAGACCAACACTCACCCGACCATACTCGATAAAAGTTTGGAAAAGGACGCGTCCATTTTGAATGCTGATGATGGCGATGACTCTGCGGAAGAAGAgagcgaaatttaa
- the LOC126759848 gene encoding uncharacterized protein LOC126759848: MAKTSATQTQQGQRTKQLTTLTVFMLTVLTVLTQMPANSAAAAIQAVHMHTSATPGNNVRPAALAAINAAEALSNQQRAVFQQLLDSTAGAAQHGRRKRLRKRHNDKMHLSGLASVTNDAVAPLEWVNACGFVREENAEPSIQHMMAKEEVVRTLRRALRSENTTINALHTINITGMVSWRKHSRKYKFLPTLNRTAKIELHHWHRAMQKFVASFAELGVKQYRWDLKNLQMVNATTHELNALLLSARRILCEVESAIHAVNPQAKIRSVSRAEMQKKLNFYSNDQALVDKKGVDPRDLRFAKQRYNKYVQHMLQIVRRQMQATRKRVGNRATAKSVASYSDESNYSHWLDLADLEGYDTSAQASYGMSDELPLAA; the protein is encoded by the exons ATGGCTAAAACAAGCGCCACGCAAACACAGCAAGGCCAACGAACCAAACAGTTAACAACATTAACAGTATTCATGTTAACAGTGCTAACAGTATTAACACAAATGCCTGCAAACAGTGCAGCGGCCGCCATACAAGCCGTTCACATGCACACCTCAGCCACCCCCGGCAACAACGTCCGACCAGCAGCATTAGCAGCTATAAACGCCGCCGAGGCGCTTAGCAATCAACAAAGAGCCGTCTTTCAACAATTACTCGACAGCACGGCAGGTGCGGCACAACACGGACGACGAAAGCGACTGCGCAAGCGCCACAACGACAAAATGCACCTGAGCGGCTTAGCTAGTGTGACAAACGATGCTGTGGCGCCACTTGAGTGGGTGAATGCATGCGGGTTTGTGCGGGAGGAAAATGCCGAGCCGAGTATACAGCATATGATGGCCAAAGAGGAAGTAGTGCGAACGCTGAGAAGGGCGCTGCGTTCGGAGAATACAACTATAAATGCACTACATACGATAAATATCACCGGTATGGTCAGCTGGCGCAAGCATAGTaggaaatataaatttctgcCAACACTGAATCGAACAGCCAAA ATCGAACTTCATCACTGGCATCGCGCCATGCAGAAATTTGTCGCCAGCTTCGCCGAACTGGGTGTGAAACAATATCGTTGGGATCTTAAAAATCTGCAAATGGTCAACGCCACCACACACGAACTGAACGCACTGTTGCTGAGCGCGCGGCGCATACTCTGCGAAGTGGAATCCGCCATACATGCTGTAAATCCACAAGCGAAAATACGCTCCGTTTCGCGCGCCGAAATGCAAAAGAAACTAAATTTCTATTCAAACGATCAAGCACTTGTCGACAAGAAAGGTGTGGACCCGAGAGATTTGCGTTTCGCCAAACAACGTTACAACAAATACGTGCAACATATGTTGCAAATAGTGCGTCGTCAAATGCAGGCGACACGTAAGCGGGTGGGCAATAGAGCAACAGCCAAGTCTGTAGCCAGCTACAGTGATGAGAGCAACTACAGTCACTGGTTGGATCTGGCCGATTTGGAGGGCTACGACACCTCTGCGCAGGCGTCGTACGGCATGAGCGACGAGTTGCCGCTGGCAGCGTGA